The Pirellulales bacterium genomic sequence CAATGTGTTCGTCGTCGGCCTCTTATCCTACTTGCCGGTGTCGGCGTTTCACGCATGCGAATCTTGGCGCTATTGCTCGTGGCATTGGTCTGTAGCGGCTGCACGCATCGGCAGCTGTCGCGCAGCATGGTGCACCAAGCGAGCACCATCATGAGCATTGAGTACCAAATGGTGCTCGACAATATTGCGATGCTTGACGACAACCCTGCGGTGCTACCCTGGGCAATTCGCATCAACGACGGCACCGTGCAGGTCAACGACGAAGGTGGTATGCCCGAGCTTGGTGTGCAGTGGGGTGGAACGCCAGGGTTTACACGCGGCGTTCGTGCTGTCCGCAGCATCACCGAGCAATGGGGCGCGCATCCGATCACGGATCCATTGGTGGTAAAGACCCTACAAGACGTCTATCGGCAGGCCATGGGACTCCCGCCCGCGCCTGACCCACCGCTGCTCGCCCAATTGTCAGCTAGTGCTGAAAATCCCCCGGCGCCCAAAACTCCAGCAGGCGCAACAGGTGCTTCGATCGATTCGACCAAGGACAACCAGATCGAAGAGTTGCCCGACGGCTCTTCGCCGGGAACCGATCGGGCCGAAGAGGTCCCGAGCAATCTGCCTTATGCCGGCTCTGCACTAGCTCAACTGCGAGGTCGCTTTGAAGTTCCAGTTGGCTGGTTCTGCGTTGGCTGCAAGAAGGACGTTCCAAAGAATGCTTGCTACGTCGGCCACTATTGCGACCACTACGTTTGGGTCATGCGCGACAACGTCGAGGACCTCAGCCACTTCACGCTGATTGTGCTGGGTATTACCAAACACGGAGTATCCAGTCAGCCTTCCAGTGGCCTAATGTACGTGCGCCATTGATAGTGACATTCTCCCCGTCTAGCGTCGACCAAACCGACGCGACGATAGACCGCTTGTGCGGGGTTATTACTAAAACGAACATCAACCGTGATCGTGCGTCACTCGTTCATGCGAAGAAATGCTAATGATATGCATGGAACGTTCTGCGTCCGATTGCGCAATGGCGACCCACCCTCCTTGACAAGAACGAGACGCTCAAGCTGTCAATAAGATCATGTACTGACGACGCACGACGCGAGATCGCGGTTACTTGCGATCCATCTTGATGAAGTGCGAGGCGAGCGCGGCTGCGCCGAGAGCCAGGGCCGCTTTTCCCCAAAAGCTCTGCAAAATAGCTGGCTGCTTTTGAGCGATTTCGGTTGCCGCCTGGCCAAAAGCGCCGGGATGATTTTCCTGCGTGTAGCGGGCGACTTTGGCCACGTCGTGCGCGTCCATTTTTTGCGGGTCTTTGGTCTGCAGGTCGGGCACCTGGTCGAGCGGCGAATCCGCTGTGTCGCTGCCGCCCCCAAGTTTCTTCAGATGGTCCATTAAAATCGCGGCGACTGACGCCAAAGCGCCGGACGAAAGTTCCCCTAATGGGTTCGTGCCGCCTACGCCCGGCGTGACGTGGTCGGAATACTCTTTGGGATCCGTCTGTTCCGCGATCTTGGCAAAAATCTGCTGCAGTTTCTTGGGATCGAAGTTTTTGATCATGTCTTGCAGCCGCTGTAGGTCAGCCGAATCGGGCGAATCAAATTTCGCTTTTCCGTCTGAAAGCCGTTGCAGGTCGCTGTTACCGATAGCTGCGGCGATGTCCTGAAGAATTCCCATGGTCACTTCTCCTTGTTAATTGGTCGGACTCGACGAATTGACAACAAAGACTAAGCGGGACGTCGCGAAATCGCATGGTACAAGACGAGCACAAGGACCGACCCCACAACAGCAATCAGAATGCTGTACAGGTTGAACCCTGTGATTCCTGAAAAGCCGGCGAAATGCGCGACGAATCCGCCGGCGACCGCACCCACTATGCCCAGCACAATGTCCATCAGCATGCCCTCGCCTTGCTTATTCACCAGCTTGCTGCCGATAAAGCCGGCGATGAGACCCAAAACCAGCCATGCAATGATTCCCATGGATAACTCCTCTGTGTTTGGAATCGGTATCCGCTGGCGGCACCACAAAACTGCGCGGTTCAAGTCGCGCCGCGCACGAGGGGCAGTTTCAAAACCCACAGAGCTGCATTCAAATTTCGAACCAGGATTTCCCGATTGGGATTCGATGGTCCTCGCTCGGCAACACCGACGAATCGCAGCCGCCATTTTGAGGCTGTCAAGGGCCAGATGCAACTGGCTTTCGCAAGACAGCCGGTAGGCGCCGAATCCACTCTGAATGCCCGCCGCCGCATTCGACGTTGTAGAACCACCAAATGGACGATTTTCGAAAAAAAGTTCATCTTGCGATGCGACTAGCGGGACGAACTCCACGGAACGACTGATGGCCCTTCCCATCTCACAAAACGGAAGAGTTTCCGGCACGCGGCCGGAGTCTCATAAATGGGGTCGAGTTCTGCGAGTGCCGCAAAGGGTGTGAGATTGGTAAGCGTCCGCCTCGGATTCTGGTAATTTGGCAATCTTCGCCCTATCCTCAATGCGTTTTAGGGAACCGCCGGCAGGATGTGAACGTCGGTTTAAAAAGCCTGCCCTAGGCTGGGCGAACACGCCACAACTCCCAATGAGCACGGCGATATTCGAAATTGTTTTCTAGTCTCGAGGACAAAATGAGCGGCAGCAACCAACCACACAAGAATCGCCGGACATTTATTAAACAAACGGGCGGATTGCTCGCCGGAGCAGGCCTCGGTCTGGCTCTGCCCACGATTGTGCCGCGCTCAGTGCTGGCAGGCTCTAAAGAGGGAGCTCCCAGCGATCGCATCAACGTCGGCATTATTGGCGTCCGCAATCAAGGCGGGGGCAATCTGGGCCGAGTGCTCGATAAGAAGTTCGAGAAAATCGCCCGAGTCATCGCAGTTTGCGACGTTGATACCGACGTGCTGGCCATGGGCAAGGCCCGCGTCGAAAAGGCCAGCAAAAGCTCCTGCCAGGCATACGGTGACTATCGAAAATTGCTAGACGATAAAGATATTGATGCTGTTGTCATCAGCACTCCCGACCACTGGCATGGTTTGATTACGGTCGACGCCTGCATGGCGGGAAAGGACGTTTATTGCGAGAAGCCGCTGTCGTTGACCATTGCCGATGGCCAGGCGATGGTCAACGCCGCCCGCAAGATGAACCGCATCGTGCAAACCGGCAGCCAGCAGCGCAGCGACGATGGTTTTCGTCGGGCCTGCGAATTGGTTCGCAATGGAAAGCTCGGGAAAATCCACACTGTCCGGTGTGGCATCTCGGGCGTCAATCTGAAGGGCGAGCCTGTGCCCGATAGCGACCCGCCGCAAGAACTCGACTTCGATTTCTGGCTGGGTCCTGCCCCGAAGCGGCCCTACAACGCGCAGCACGTGCACTATAATTTCCGCTTTTTCTGGGACTACTCTGGCGGCCAAATGACCAATTGGGGAGCGCATCACTTGGACATCGCCCAGTGGGGATTGGGAACCGACGATACCGGCCCCGTCTCGATCGAGGGACAGGCGCGCTACAACAAGGACAACCTATTCGAAGTCCCGGAATGGTGCGAGGCGATTCATCATTACGCCAACGGCGTGAAGTTGATCGTTGGCCAAAGCGAAAAAGGGGGAACGACGTTCGAAGGAACCAAGGGCACGCTGCACGTCGATCGCAAAGGCTTTACGTGCAATCCCAAGGAATTGGCGGACTCACCGATTTCTGCAGGCGACACTA encodes the following:
- a CDS encoding Gfo/Idh/MocA family oxidoreductase, with translation MSGSNQPHKNRRTFIKQTGGLLAGAGLGLALPTIVPRSVLAGSKEGAPSDRINVGIIGVRNQGGGNLGRVLDKKFEKIARVIAVCDVDTDVLAMGKARVEKASKSSCQAYGDYRKLLDDKDIDAVVISTPDHWHGLITVDACMAGKDVYCEKPLSLTIADGQAMVNAARKMNRIVQTGSQQRSDDGFRRACELVRNGKLGKIHTVRCGISGVNLKGEPVPDSDPPQELDFDFWLGPAPKRPYNAQHVHYNFRFFWDYSGGQMTNWGAHHLDIAQWGLGTDDTGPVSIEGQARYNKDNLFEVPEWCEAIHHYANGVKLIVGQSEKGGTTFEGTKGTLHVDRKGFTCNPKELADSPISAGDTKLYASTDHFGNWFDCIKSRDLPICDVGIGHRSASMCHLGNIAIRLGRKLNWDPIKEEFVGDQAANEMIARRYRAPWKNPIS
- a CDS encoding GlsB/YeaQ/YmgE family stress response membrane protein yields the protein MPETLPFCEMGRAISRSVEFVPLVASQDELFFENRPFGGSTTSNAAAGIQSGFGAYRLSCESQLHLALDSLKMAAAIRRCCRARTIESQSGNPGSKFECSSVGFETAPRARRDLNRAVLWCRQRIPIPNTEELSMGIIAWLVLGLIAGFIGSKLVNKQGEGMLMDIVLGIVGAVAGGFVAHFAGFSGITGFNLYSILIAVVGSVLVLVLYHAISRRPA